The window ACTTGCTGAGGCCGAGCGCCCGTCCGAGCTTGGCGATCGGGTTTGCGGCGATGACCTCGTTGTCGACGGCCGCGGAGAGCATGGCGCGCAGCGTGCAGTAGATGATGCTGACGGTGCCCGGGTCGAGCCCTGAGCGGAGCTTGTCGAGCAAGAGCTCCTTCGCATCCGCGCGGCCGAGGTCGCGGACCTCGATCAGCCCGAAGATCTCTCCGCCGGTCTTCGAGTCGAGCGCGCCCGTAGGTTCGTCCGCCAGGAGGACGAGAGGCTCTCCGACGAGGCTGCGGGCGATGGCGACGCGTTGCATCTCGCCGCCCGAGAGTTCGTGCGGACGCTGGCGGGCGCGGCGCGAGAGACCGACCAGCTCGAGCATGCACGCGGCGCGCTCCGCGGCCTGGCGGCGCGGCACACCATCGAGGAGAAGCGGCAGGCCGATGTTCTCGGCCGCAGTCAGCGTCGGGATCAGGTTGAAGAACTGGAAGACGAGGCCGACCGACCGCCGCCGCATGATCGTCAGCTGGTCGTCGGTCATCCGCGACAGGGGCTCGCCGTCGATGGCGATGCTGCCGGCGTCGGGGACGTCGAGACCGGCGATCAAATGAAGAAGCGTCGACTTCCCCGAGCCGCTCGCACCCATGATCGAGACCAGCTCGCCCTTTCGGACGTCGAAGCTCACGTCGGCGACGGCCGGGACCTCGAGATCACCTTGGCGGTAGAGCTTCCGAAGGTTGCGGACGCGGACGATCGCTTCGCTGCCTCGCACCATGTGTCCTCCACGACGATGGCGGACGGCCTGTCGCCGACGTCCCATCGTGCGACCTGGCGCGAGCAAGCGGCATGCCCACAAGCGGGCTCGGTGGCGTGCGTTCGAGGGTCGGTCTTGCCAGACCTGGCCGTCATCGCTGGCGCCGCCTGACACTCGTGACAGCGCCCGTGCAGCGCCTTGACGGGGCCCACGGCTTGGGCGTATGATCTGGTCAATTGTCCAAAGTCGGGAATGCGACGCGATATCCTCGATAAGGCGCAGGATGACCCGCGCGGCTCGCCGGCGCGCATCCTCGATGCCGCCGAGCACGTCTTCGCCGAGCGCGGCTTGGCCGGCGCGTCGACCCGTGAGATCGCGCGGCTCGCCCGCGTGCCGCTGGGCGCGGTTCACTACTATTGGGGCAGCAAGAAGGGCCTACGAGACGCGGTCTTCGCCCGCCTGATCGAGCGCTTCGGCAAGACCCTGATGGGGAAGCTCGTGCCCGGCGACACGCCGGGGAAGGTGCTCGACAGCCTGACCGATGCGTTTTTCGACCTTTTGGTAGCGAACCGGGACGCCGCCCGGCTGCTCGTCCGCGAGATCCTCGAGCCGCCCGATCCGCAGCTAGAGCAGCTGTTCGAGGCCCTGGCCTCGTTCGGCTTGGGTGCGTTCCGCGAGTTCGACGGGACGACCGGCCGCGACGATGCCGTCGCCGTCTTCGTGGTCGCCGGAGCCTTTCTCGCTGCGATCGCCAACGAGACGACCCAGGAGATGTTTCTCGGCGGCAGCGTATTCAGATCGCGCGCCGCCCGTGAGCGCATCCGCGGCGAGCTGAAGCGCCTCGCCCGCTCGGCGTTCGGGGTGTCGGAGTAGTTTCTTCCCCGTGAATGGTCAACTGCCCAAGACGATCGACCGCTGAACAAGGAGGAAGCGCAAATGACACGATCACCGTTCTTCGAGGGGCTCAGCCGGATCCCGATTCGGATCGCGGGGCACGACGCCGCCGTGCCGTTCCTCATCTACGACGGGGACGTCATGACTGCCGTGTTCGCGGCCAGATATCGGGAGCTCCGTCGGTTGCTGCCGGACGCACGGTTCGTGCCCGCCCGGATCGCACCGGGGGTCGGCATCATCGCCGTCAACGCCGGCGAGTATCGGCGGACCGACGTCGGCCCGTACAACGAACTCGTGGTATCGATCATGCTAAACGAGCCGCCGTTCTGGCTGAACTTCCCGGGCCGCGCGCTGCTCGGCGCCCATCGCCGCCGGCAGTATCACGCCTTCGTCCAGCGCGTGGCCGTGAACACGCCCGTCAGCTTCGCGGGCGGCGAGTTCTATGGCTTCCCGAAGTTCATGGCGCGCGTGGAGTTCAGCGAGAGCGGCGACGAGCGGGTCTGTCGGGTCATGCAGGACGGCCAGCAGATCCTCACCCTGCGCGGAAAGAGGCTCGCGACTCCGCACCGGGAGGAGATCCAGACGTTCTGCCATCTGTGGTCCGACCGCCAGCCGCAGAGCTGCGAGTTCAAGATCAACGCGCTCGCGTTCGGAGGAACGTCGACGCCGCTGGCGGCCTCGATCGACATTTCATCGAGCCACCCTGTTGCGGTTGAGCTCAGCCAGCTCCTGCTCTGGCGGCGCGCGATCCACTTCCGGCGCATCACCCGCTTCGAGGGCATCCTGTACGGGCCCGATCGCCATTCGCTCGCGCTCTTGCGGAAGGCGCGCGATCTCGTGGCCGAGGGCGACCTGGCGGTGCTGTCGGCATGAGCCCGCGGCGACGAGCCCGCTCGACGGCCGCCCGGACGTCGGCGCTTGGCGCGGCCGTTCTCGCGGCGACGTTCTTGCCCGCGGGAACGGCGGCCGCGTCGCCCGCGGCTGTCGCCGCGTCGTGCGTCGCGTGTGGCGAGCGCGGACCGGTATCGCGCCGGGCTCTCTCGGAGGACGCCTGGCGGGCGATCGCCGACGGCGAGGTCGTCACCTCGAGCATCCGCGAGCCGAGCCCGGACGAGACGGCGCGCGCGTCCGTCGAGGTTACCGGGCTCGTGCTGCATCCGCCGGACCACGTCTGGGCGGTGCTGACGGACTTCGAGGCACAAGCACGCTGGCAGCCGGGTATCGAGGAGACGCGTGTCGTCCGGACCGAAGGCGATCGCATCTGGGTCGACGAGCGTCTGCGCTTCTTCCTCGTGGGAGTTCGGTATCGGATGATCTACCGGCTCGAGCCCGAAGTGGGCTCGATCAGCTGGACGGTCGACGAGACCACGCCGCACGACATCGGGGCGACGTCCGGCGCGTGGATGCTCGAGCCGACGGCCGGCCGACGGAGCACGCTGCTCACGTATCGCGCCGCGATTGACACCGGTCGCCGCGTGCCCACGTTCATCGCGTCGTTCCTTTTGCAACACTCGCTGCCGAAGCTCATCGTCGGCCTGCGAGCCGAAGTGGATCAGCGCTTCGGCGCGGCACGGCCCGCGGACCGTGCGGGCGCGGACGGGTCGCCCGCCGCGCCACTGATGGTAGAGCCCCTGCCAACGGCGGGCGGGGAGTTGCCACGAACGGCGCCGGAACACGAGTCGGGAGACCGTGCGACGCACGTCGGCACGGCCCCGACCTTGCACTCGCAACGCACCACTCGGACATCGGGGAGATGAGGCTCATGACACGAACGACGACCGCCATACACGAGCACCTCAGATCGAGCGCGCACCTCAGCAAGAGGCATGTCCATCCGAAGCTTTCGCAGCTGATGGAGCTCGGCGGCATGAACACCGCCTTCGCACGCGCCGCCGGCCAGTACCTCTACGATTTCTCTGGCCATCGCTACCTCGACCTCCTCTCGGGCGGTGGCATCCACTTCGTCGGCCGCAACCATCCGCAGGTGCTCGCGGCGGTGCGCGAGGCGCTCGCCGACGACCTGCCGAACCTCTGCGTCGTGAACGCGTCGATCCTCGGTGGCTCGCTCGCCGAGCGGCTGCTCGAGCTCGCCGGCGATCCGTCCGGCAAGGTCCTGTTCGCCAACTCGGGCGCCGAGGCCGTCGACACCGCGATGCGGTTCGCCCGCTACGTGACGCGCCGGCCGCGCTTCCTCTACCTGCAGGGCGCCTTTCACGGCCGGACGTGGGGTGCCATCTTGATGAACGGGTTCGACGAGATGCGTGAAGGTCTGACGCCTTTCCTGCCGGACTGCGTCGCGATCCCGCCGAACGACCTCGACGCGCTCGAGCGCGAGGTTACGCGCGGCGACGTCGCCGCGTTCGTCTTCGAGCCCGTGCAGGGCATGACGCTGACGCCGCTCGACCTCGATTATTATAGCCGTCGTCGCTCGGCACCACCACTACACGTACGTCGTTCCGGGCGAGTCGCGGCCACGCCGCCATCCGACGCGGGACGCGTCGGCGCGAGACATCACGACGTTCCCGTATCCCGCCAGCACGGAGCACGGCTTCACTACCGTCGGCGCGATCTTCGACGACGCCCTCAACCCCGGCCGCAAACGGCCGTTCGCGATACGCGCCGTCATGGAGGCGCTCGTCGATCAGGACGGCGGCTGGCTTGAGCGCTGGGACGCGTGGGCCGGGGCCGAGACGGCGATCGTGTGGGACGCACACCTTGGCGGCATGCCGATCTGCCTGATCGGTATCGAGAGCACGTCGGTCCCGCGCTCCGATCCGCCGGTCGACGGGCCGCCCGCATGGACCGGTGGTGCGCTGTTTCTGGGCTCGTCCAAGAAGGTGGCGCGTGCCCTGAACGCGGCGAGCGGCAATCGGCCGGTCGTCGTGCTCGCGAACCTGTCGGGGTTCGACGGCTCGCCGGAGTCGCTCCGCGACCTCCAGCTCGAGCACGGCGCCGAGATCGCACGTGCGGTCGTCCGCTTCGATGGGCCGATCCTCTTTGTCGTCGTCTCGCGCTATCATGGCGGGGCGTACGTCGTGTTTTCGAAGGCTCTGAACCGCCACTTGCACGCCATGGCCATCGACGGGGCCTACGCTTCCGTGATCGGCGGTGCCGCTGCCGCGGCGGTAATCTTCAAGCGCGACGTGTACGCACGTGCGGTCGAGGCACCTGCCGTGCGTCGCGCCGCCACCGCGCTCGCCCGTCGTTCGTTCGCCCGCCGCCGCCGCGCTCACCGAGAGTCGCTCGCGGCGGCATTGCGCGATGCGCGGACGGCCGTGGCGACCGAGTTCGACGAGGTGCACAGCGTCGCACGCGCCTGCCGCGTCGGCTCGCTCGATGAGATCATTGCGCCGCGGCAGCTCCGTCCCGCGCTCATCCGGGCACTCCGACGCGCGTCGGGCGAATCGCGTCCGCGGTCGCGCATGGCGATGCGGGCGCACGGCGCCGCGCAGCAAGCGCGCTCACGCCGCGCGGCAGCGCCCACCTGCGCCGCCGAAGCCGATCGTCGAGATTCGTATCCGGAATACGGGCTCTCCGAAGCGGCACCCAACGGCGTAGATCGGAGTGCGAAGAAATGACTGGGTTGCACCCGACCTCTGCGTGGCCGCTCCCCTCGAGCGGCGCCGCTTCCGTTCCGAACCCGGTGGAGGTCGCCTCGGCACTCGGCTGAACACGAGGAAGACGTCATGAAAGACCTACGAGGAAAAGTCGCGGCGGTGACGGGAGCGAGCTCCGGCCTCGGCCGCGGGCTCGCGCAGAGCCTGGCCGACGAAGGTTGCCACCTTGCGCTCTGCGACGTCGACGAGAACGGCCTCGAGGAGACGGCGCGATTGCTCCGCGGCCGGTCGATCAGGGTGACGACTGCCCGGGTGGACGTAAGCGACCGGGCGGCGGTGCAGGCCTTCGCTGATGCGACCGTGGCCGACCACGGTGGAGTGGACGTAGTCGTCAACAACGCGGGCGTGATGGTCTACGATCGGCTCGAGACGGTGCGCTGGGAGGATTTCGAGTGGGTGATCGACGTCGATTTCTGGGGGGTGGTCTACGGAACCCGTGAATTCCTGCCGCATCTCCGCAAACGACCGGAGGGGTACATCGTCAACATCTCGAGCGTGAACGGATTTCTTCCGTTTCCTCTGAACGGGCCGTACAACGCGGCCAAGCACGTCGTCGACGGTTTCCATGACCATGATCCAAGAGCTCCGAGGGACGGGAGTGAGACTGATGTCGGTCCATCCCGGCGGGATCAGGACCGACATCGTACGGCGCGCACGCTTCCGCAAGCAGAATGGCTCGCTGCTCGGAGCGGACGACTTCGCCGAGATGTTCGACGAGGTGGCCCGCACTATTCCCGATGCGGCTGCGCGCCGGATCGTCAGGGGCATCAAGCGGGGTAAGGAGCGGCTTCGGGTGGGGTCCGATGCGGTGACCATCGACTGGGCCCGTCGGTTGTTCCCGCTTGGCGCCGTCAAGCTCGCGGGGATGATCTACGATGGCATCTTCCGCCGACGCGAACGGGCGAAGAGCGGGAGCGACCAGCGACCGGCGGCCGGTGGTCTTCGGCGATCGGGATTGCCGTGAAGCGCTCCCGGCCGACTTTGGCGATTCGGCGCCTGGAAGACGTGCCGCGCCGCGAGCAATGGGACCGGCACCACGAAGGTGGCCGGGCCGCGCTTCGAGATGTCCTCGGCCACCACGGGGTCGAGGCGGCCGTCACCGTGGACCCGGAGCATGGGTATCTCTGCTTGCTCGACGATGCGGGGTGTCGCCTTCCCTGGTTCGCCAACGTGTCGCACACCGCCGGCCTCGCGGTTGCGGTGCTCGCGTCGTCGCCGGTCGGTGTCGATGTCGAGCGAGTGGACCGCGATCCGACGCGGGCGGTCGCGCGCTTCTTGAGCAGACGCGATCGAGAACGCCTCGCGCGCTTCTGCCCTCACGATGTGACGGGAGAGCTGGTGCTATGGACGGGAAAGGAAGCGAGTCTCGGTATCACTCGGCGTCACTCTTGACCCCTACCCCGAACGACAATGTAGAACCGCCTGCGATGATCGTGCCCCCGGCGATCCAAGAGCGGCGGACCGGAAGCAGCGAGCGAGTAGGTCGTCCGCGGGAACGGTATGGACGTCTTCTTGCTCCGTGACCGCCTGATCGGGGACTACGCGGATTACGTCCGCAGTTTCATCGCCATTCGCGACCCCCGCATCCGCGAGCAGGTAGACCGGGAGCTGGACGCGGGGCGCCTGTGGCCCAATCCGCATGTGGTGCTCGACCCATCTTCGAGCGATGCGGCGCGGCAGCTGGGAGCAGCGATCGAAGAGCTGCGCTGATGGAAGTCGCGCTCGCCAAGACCTTCTTCGATTCGGCCGCCCGGCTCGCCCCCGACGATCGCCGCCGCGTCTACGACTTCGTCAACAAGTTCTACGCCGATCCGACGTCGCCCGGCATCAGCCTCGAGCGCGTGGTGCAGGCACGTGACGCCGATATCTGGTCCGCTCGGGTCACGCAGGCGCTTCGGGCGATCGTCCACAAGCACGGAGACCGAGCGCTCGTGTTGTACGCAGGACAGCACGACGACGCCTACACCTGGGCGGCGCGGCGCCGGCTCGGCACCCATCCGGTGACCGGTGCCGTCCAGATCGTCGAGACGACCGAGGAAATCGAGCGGGTGCTTGCGAAGAGCGCACCCGCCGAGGCCGAAACCCCTCCTCGCTTCCCGACGCGGGATTACGCCGACGACTACCTACTGAGCCTCGGCGTTCCCGAGGATTGGCTCCCGACACTGCGCCGGCTTCGCACGGACGACGAGGTGCTCACCGCGGCGGGCCGCCTTCCCGAGGAGGTAGGCGAGCGGCTCCTGGCCCTCGCCGATGGTGAGGTCGTGACGCCGCCGGCGGCGACCAAAGCGGAAGCGCCGCTGCCGGCGAACATCGACAATCTGCGGCGCTTCTACGTGGTCGAGAGCGAGTCCGACCTCGCCCAGGTCCTGAACCAACCGCTCGAGGCGTGGATCCGATTCCTGCACCCGTCGCAGCGGAGCCTCGTGACCGCATCCTTTTCTGGGCCAGCGAAAGTCACAGGGTCGGCTGGGACCGGCAAGACGGTCGTAGCGATGCACCGCGCGCGCGCATTGGCGCGCAAGGGCAAGCACGTGCTCCTCACGAGCTTCGTCGG of the Deltaproteobacteria bacterium genome contains:
- a CDS encoding ATP-binding cassette domain-containing protein — protein: MLGGIEDARRRAARVILRLIEDIASHSRLWTIDQIIRPSRGPRQGAARALSRVSGGASDDGQVWQDRPSNARHRARLWACRLLAPGRTMGRRRQAVRHRRGGHMVRGSEAIVRVRNLRKLYRQGDLEVPAVADVSFDVRKGELVSIMGASGSGKSTLLHLIAGLDVPDAGSIAIDGEPLSRMTDDQLTIMRRRSVGLVFQFFNLIPTLTAAENIGLPLLLDGVPRRQAAERAACMLELVGLSRRARQRPHELSGGEMQRVAIARSLVGEPLVLLADEPTGALDSKTGGEIFGLIEVRDLGRADAKELLLDKLRSGLDPGTVSIIYCTLRAMLSAAVDNEVIAANPIAKLGRALGLSKSKAARQESVKSKAMTRAQLINFLSAAFTYERRWYPLMLTLARTGVRLGECLALQIGLHDDGDLDFLAREIAVARTLSDDGRRVDAPKMGDGRVVDMSQQLADTLRTHAIALRAAALEAGVPADQRLWLFPERTGGPRDPHNVRRAFARILKHAALPAHLTPHCLRHTFASILLAEGKSPAYVQAQLGHKSIAMTVDTYGRWLPKGDKAAIDSLDDAVTTGGGDFGGDFGPAASKIAAAAKVVPEEFRELVANGPCRTRTYDPLLKSRFAGIDEMR
- a CDS encoding TetR family transcriptional regulator encodes the protein MAGASTREIARLARVPLGAVHYYWGSKKGLRDAVFARLIERFGKTLMGKLVPGDTPGKVLDSLTDAFFDLLVANRDAARLLVREILEPPDPQLEQLFEALASFGLGAFREFDGTTGRDDAVAVFVVAGAFLAAIANETTQEMFLGGSVFRSRAARERIRGELKRLARSAFGVSE
- a CDS encoding acetoacetate decarboxylase family protein, which codes for MTRSPFFEGLSRIPIRIAGHDAAVPFLIYDGDVMTAVFAARYRELRRLLPDARFVPARIAPGVGIIAVNAGEYRRTDVGPYNELVVSIMLNEPPFWLNFPGRALLGAHRRRQYHAFVQRVAVNTPVSFAGGEFYGFPKFMARVEFSESGDERVCRVMQDGQQILTLRGKRLATPHREEIQTFCHLWSDRQPQSCEFKINALAFGGTSTPLAASIDISSSHPVAVELSQLLLWRRAIHFRRITRFEGILYGPDRHSLALLRKARDLVAEGDLAVLSA
- a CDS encoding SRPBCC family protein, whose product is MSPRRRARSTAARTSALGAAVLAATFLPAGTAAASPAAVAASCVACGERGPVSRRALSEDAWRAIADGEVVTSSIREPSPDETARASVEVTGLVLHPPDHVWAVLTDFEAQARWQPGIEETRVVRTEGDRIWVDERLRFFLVGVRYRMIYRLEPEVGSISWTVDETTPHDIGATSGAWMLEPTAGRRSTLLTYRAAIDTGRRVPTFIASFLLQHSLPKLIVGLRAEVDQRFGAARPADRAGADGSPAAPLMVEPLPTAGGELPRTAPEHESGDRATHVGTAPTLHSQRTTRTSGR
- a CDS encoding 4'-phosphopantetheinyl transferase superfamily protein gives rise to the protein MKRSRPTLAIRRLEDVPRREQWDRHHEGGRAALRDVLGHHGVEAAVTVDPEHGYLCLLDDAGCRLPWFANVSHTAGLAVAVLASSPVGVDVERVDRDPTRAVARFLSRRDRERLARFCPHDVTGELVLWTGKEASLGITRRHS